Proteins from a genomic interval of Zingiber officinale cultivar Zhangliang chromosome 2A, Zo_v1.1, whole genome shotgun sequence:
- the LOC122040837 gene encoding actin-depolymerizing factor 7-like, whose amino-acid sequence MANAVSGMAVNDDCKLKFLELKAKRTYRFIIYKIEEKQKEILVEKLGEPNLTYDDFTANLPENECRYAIYDFDFVTEENLQKSKIFFIAWSPDTSRVRSKMLYASSKERFKRELDGIQVELQATDPTEMGLDVIRGRAN is encoded by the exons ATG GCCAATGCAGTATCAGGAATGGCAGTGAATGATGACTGCAAGTTGAAGTTCTTGGAGCTGAAAGCAAAGCGGACCTACCGATTCATAATCTATAAGAttgaggagaagcagaaggagattCTTGTAGAGAAGCTTGGTGAACCCAACTTGACCTATGATGACTTTACTGCCAACCTCCCTGAAAATGAATGTAGATACGCTATATATGATTTTGACTTTGTGACTGAAGAGAATTTACAAAAGAGCAAAATTTTTTTCATCGCATG GTCCCCCGACACATCAAGGGTGAGAAGCAAGATGCTTTATGCAAGCTCAAAAGAGAGGTTCAAGAGAGAGCTTGATGGCATTCAGGTCGAGTTACAAGCAACTGATCCTACTGAGATGGGCCTTGATGTCATAAGAGGCCGCGCAAATTGA
- the LOC122040836 gene encoding soluble inorganic pyrophosphatase 4-like: MAPTLEVATKSSDLKLSHPPLNERILSSMTRRSVAAHPWHDLEIGPGAPTIFNCVVEISRGSKVKYELDKKTGLIKVDRVLYSSVVYPHNYGFIPRTLCEDSDPMDVLVIMQEPILPGCFLRAKAIGLMPMIDQGEKDDKIIAVCADDPEYKHFNDIKELPPHRLAEIRRFFEDYKKNENKDVAVDDFLDASAATKAIQRSMDLYASYIVESLRR, encoded by the exons ATGGCACCAACTCTTGAAGTGGCAACCAAGTCTTCTGATTTGAAACTCTCTCATCCACCTCTCAACGAACGAATACTTTCATCCATGACAAGAAGATCTGTTGCAGCACATCCTTGGCATGATCTTGAAATAG GTCCAGGTGCCCCTACAATATTCAACTGT GTAGTGGAGATAAGTAGAGGAAGCAAAGTGAAATATGAACTTGACAAGAAAACTGGTCTGATAAAG GTGGACCGTGTTCTTTATTCATCAGTTGTGTATCCTCACAACTATGGTTTCATCCCTCGCACTCTTTGTGAAGATAGTGATCCCATGGATGTGTTGGTCATTATGCAG GAACCAATACTTCCAGGATGCTTTCTTCGAGCTAAAGCAATAGGTTTGATGCCTATGATTGATCAG GGGGAGAAAGACGATAAGATTATTGCTGTCTGTGCTGATGATCCCGAGTACAAGCATTTTAATGATATCAAGGAGCTCCCACCGCATCGTTTAGCTGAGATTAGGCGTTTCTTTGAAGATT ataagaaaaatgaaaacaaGGATGTGGCTGTAGATGACTTCCTCGATGCATCAGCAGCAACCAAGGCAATCCAACGTTCCAT GGATCTTTATGCGAGTTACATTGTGGAAAGCCTGAGGAGGTAG